In the genome of Primulina eburnea isolate SZY01 chromosome 13, ASM2296580v1, whole genome shotgun sequence, the window tacagagcttgagtgtatttctttttcttctctgtatcttggctgttaaaatagtctacccctataaagtgtgctttaaagagggtagccatttttccagcGATCTCGCTGAGAGATTCACCAGTTAGGACTGATTCCTTCATATctgatgaagtcatgtcccaagcaatttttgctgatcccataagactcatttccaaaagtttaatgaatccttctttgttgagatcaagtgttcctgctgcaatcctcatagcagatgtccaatcgtctatgagatcttctctgtttttgaagtccaatacatcaaggttaagcataaccccgtaaggatgtataggatctaaaacagttttcccataggatgtttggtgcaaaggaatttgagttctccttgcccttgttcccgctgggtgtgatcctccaccagtatggaaatcagtctgagattctctcatatttacattatgagatcccatactttcccttggtggttcctgagaagatgaccaggttattgcaggtggtggttcacctactgctgtgttcatctttagatctactactttgagatttgcgaaagattctgcaagctcttgtagatcctctaaaccaatcctttctaaagttgtcatcagatgaatttcttttctgagacagactttattagattgatcatcttttcttcttcagttaaaggttttgacaccactctggccttcccttgttgatgtaacaaaggttcggtaCCAAATGAGGGTGGTAACCATCCTCCTGAAGTTCgtctactagaacttggttgttgttctagtttctgaattcttgtttgaatatcctttaaggttacaagaatttcttcttgtttctctaGGATTTTCTCAACTCTTTGAGGTACATAATATAGCAAAGTGCCATAACTTTGTACCGTTTTCTGGATCTCTCTAAGATCtgaagagagcttagaggaatctggaactatctctagaaacttattattttgaatcataagtttacctgagattttacctgagggtgctgATGCTTCCCTTCCAGCTTCTGAGATCTAACCATAGTTAGATGCCCttgtttatattccaaaattttggaatattccttgtaaattatttttctcgaaccgtagttcggattcataattttttcgaaattctccttctcatacatttagttactagtaataataaaatttgtgtttgaaatatattaaccttaagctctgataccattttgaaAGCGCGGGAtcaattctttttaaaataagagtAAAGGGTATAGTTAGTATTTTTGAATAGAAATTCTCTCACCAGGGATGTAGGAACAAAGTTGTTTTGAATTGGGGACTGACCCCCAATTCTCCCCATCAATTCCTCACTGAGCCAACTCCTGACAATACCATTATATTCATTTTCGACTACCAAAGAGCTGAAAAAACGTGTATTTGTGGCGTACgaccaacatatatatatatatatatatatatatatatatatatatataattgaatgTTTCCAATATATATATTGGAAACATTCAATTATTTTGAGATTCGAATTGAGTATTTTGTTTTTGATATTTTTGTCTTGGTATTAAATTCACTACAAAATCAAAATTGATTCCAGCTCTTTCCCTATTTGTTTTGGTCTAAAAGTCTGCTTTTATTCTGTCAATTTAtgtacttttttattttaaaattttcacatttttatattttcgtCCTATCAATACGGACATAGTTTTTATTAGAAAAGACAGTTCAATTAGCATAAAAAAACACTTGTGCTTTCATCTGTCTTCGAGCTTCTAATTATTTTGTGCGAATCAACAAGTTTTTCCTCTACGTGTGCAGACTTAACCAGTACTCCAAAAATTCACCAAGTTGATATTTGAGGCATTTAGTTCTTGTATGTATCTCTAATGAGCTCTTGTCTCGAATCATGTTTGGGtcgattattttcaaattaatggatcaaaatgttttttttttggtttagaaaaataaggttataaacTCCAAATTGCACCTTCCATGTTCATATGATATTTCATgttaattaatatgaatttcaATTTCACCCGATGATAAAATCATCTGAAATTCAttctattttatatttattatgcatagtttggtacatatgATAGAATAAACATTAGATATATAATTTAaagataagttaaggataaataagatgtaagaTATTATATGtaatgtttgatatgattttaataagagtgcttaaatatatatattagattgtaatgacaaaattaactttatcataataaattttataatttcaaagttgtttcttgagttcatattttttatgagtaggtctcatgtgagaacgtctcacggatcttaatatgtgagacgggtcaaccctacctatattcacaataaaaagtactactcttagcataaaaagtaatattttttcatggatgacccaaataagagatccgtctcacaaatatgacccgtgagaccgtctcacacaagtttttaccattttttatttgttcatgcaccgatagtacttgcatgattgatttatttttacctaattttaatattatataatatgataattgagctcttggttttgtgagtcaagtcaaatatcaatttaaggttaatcgagtgatacgaataattttattgatatttataaaaattattttatataattatctcgaattcatttatataattatcatattatataatataataaaaatatttatttgattttaattcctacctactagcatagaattataaaaatcatttataaattgaggacAATTAAGTCATatgtagtgtattttatcattaaattaaaattatcacacctaatagaagagacattttatccttctaaaaaattatttatcaaggatccatgatattatcatgggatttttaaaaaaataccaaaaaatgagataaaaaaggattatttatcaatatctcccttatctcatgtaccaaactatgccttaatGTGTAAATCGGTAAGATTAATTTATTGTTtccatataaataataaaactatAATCGAAATTCATCAATTTCAAATCCATCTCTCGAAATCCACCCTTGAGGTTCTTTTAGCTATATACTCCAATATTATCTTTTCCCAAAATACAAATTCCAATACTTTATAACAAGATTGTGGAAAATGACAATAGGATAGATCATTTAGCTTCTTTACATGAATATATAAATTATGCTGCTATACACAAGACAGCTAAGCTAGACTCACTgagaaaataatgaaattaaagggaattttttcaaaaaagagAGGAATCAATTCCTTTTTTTGGTAATGAAATTGATTTCAAGGGTGTAAAGGAACCCACTCATACTTGCCTTCCACTGGATAGTCCTTCCCTATATCATAGTTATACCTGAAAACGATACAGAATCACCCAATCAAATCATTACTCATGATTCTAGCCGCTATCATGAGCCGGGGGTAACAAGTCTTATCATGCGCACTGTAGACACCGAGTAATGATTGTGAAGTTTGGTTAGCTTACTTTTCGGCGAATCGTTTTTGCTCGTACTTCTCCGCCGCCGCGAAGAACTTTTCTATCTCCACCGCCGATGGCATCGTCTCCGCCGTCGAGCAGGCGCTGTTACTCGTTGCATGCGGAGTTGATTCCAGTGACGATTGCTCGGAATCTCCACGAATCTCGCTCGTTGGTGTCGACGACTGAATCCCACTGAGAATCAAAATTGCAGAAAAGAACGAAGAAAACAGTGAAATTGAAGTAAATTAACAACCGAGTAAAGATTCACATGAAAATTATTAGAAACGGTCTTTGTTTGAACGAAAATATAAGCACATCAGTATACTAAGAGAAGCAGAATTTCGTAACAACCCGCTGCAATTGATCGCCATGGAAATTTCCGTATCCAAGCCCTCGCACTGCAAATCAACGATATCCTGGAAGCTCAAAACATCAGCTACCACATATATAATCACCAGAAACTAACAGAACCTCAAAATCCCCGGAATTTTTATGGTTCTCACCTCTAGATCCGCCGACACGACGCTCTCCTCCACTCCACCACTcgactcatcatcatcatctccaCCACAGGCTACAGACGCCACAGAGGACACAGAATTCTCCGGAAACTCCACGTCGCCGCAGTAGGCGCATTGAAGCTCGGGGCACAGCTTCCTCTTCTTGATGAAATTCATCAGCACTTCTCCCTCCTCCTCTGCTCCTGTGCTCTCCTCAAATCTCTCCTGCAGGTAGTATTTCTCCATCTCTCCCTACCAACCTATACATACAACGtatccatatatatatacataatacatat includes:
- the LOC140809292 gene encoding cyclin-dependent kinase inhibitor 5-like isoform X2; the encoded protein is MEKYYLQERFEESTGAEEEGEVLMNFIKKRKLCPELQCAYCGDVEFPENSVSSVASVACGGDDDDESSGGVEESVVSADLEDIVDLQCEGLDTEISMAINCSGIQSSTPTSEIRGDSEQSSLESTPHATSNSACSTAETMPSAVEIEKFFAAAEKYEQKRFAEKYNYDIGKDYPVEGKYEWVPLHP
- the LOC140809292 gene encoding uncharacterized protein isoform X1, with product MEKYYLQERFEESTGAEEEGEVLMNFIKKRKLCPELQCAYCGDVEFPENSVSSVASVACGGDDDDESSGGVEESVVSADLEDIVDLQCEGLDTEISMAINCSGGIQSSTPTSEIRGDSEQSSLESTPHATSNSACSTAETMPSAVEIEKFFAAAEKYEQKRFAEKYNYDIGKDYPVEGKYEWVPLHP